The Clostridium sp. AWRP genome has a window encoding:
- a CDS encoding DNA polymerase III subunit alpha: MGEEKHKWVSLHQHTEYSLLDSSAKIPELIARAKELGMDSMAITDHGVMYGCVEFYKEAKAQGIKPIIGCEIYVSQGDMTIKQNNGKNENYHLVLLVKNEEGYQNLMKIVSTASIKGFYYKPRVDHDYLKNHSEGLIALSACMSGEVQSNILKGNIDKAEETALFYKNTFKDGFYLEVQYHGIADQLKINEQLISMSKKLNIPLVATNDVHYIKKEDYRAHDILLCIQTGKTVDEENRMRYPSDEFYLKSPDEMYDMFSNVPESLENTIKIADQCNFDYEFHKSKLPKFPLPEDTDPYEYMKDLCYKGLYKRYNDVTDELKSRLEYELGIIKKMGYVDYFLIVWDFIRFARKNGIMTGPGRGSGAGSIVAYTLEITKIDPIKYKLIFERFLNPERVSMPDIDSDFCYERRGEVIDYVVEKYGKDSVSQIITFGTMAAKMCIRDVGRAMNYSYGEVDRIAKMIPSIPNITIDKALDMNPEFKEAYDSESRTKELIDIARALEGLPRHTSTHAAGVVIASEPLVNYVPLQKNEDNIVTQFTMNTLEELGLLKMDFLGLRTLTVLRDAVEMIKEDKGIEIDLDTIDYDDKAVYNMIGEGKTVGVFQLESPGFSSFMKELKPDSLEDIIAGISLYRPGPMSEIPKYIKNKNNPEGIEYVTPQLEHILSVTYGCMVYQEQVMQIVRDLAGYSMGRSDLVRRAMSKKKHHVMEEERHNFVYGIVDEKGEIQVPGCVRNGISEKIANDIFDSMMDFASYAFNKSHAAAYAVVAFRTAYLMYYYPTEFTAAMLNSVKGDSEKVAYYIRFAKSIGIEIMPPSINESCTKFTVEDGNIRFGLSAIKNVGENVIDSIVRSRSKHGKFKDLVDFCNSIDLNSINKRVVESLIKAGAFDCFGVLRSQLIAVHEKVIDSVINSRKKNIEGQVSLFSQIEDSSVRIKYPSIEEFKKMDMLAMEKEMTGLYLSGHPLDEYARTLELQANTKISDIVGRKTLEDNFVEEAKVNDGDRVIVGGILSEVSKKITKNNDMMAFAKLEDLYGIMEIIVFPKVFQRFKSLIEDDYMIIVKGRVSVREDEQPKLLCEVIEPLVRIDTEKLYILIEDQDILKEALETLRSVFVNFKGNIPVYLCTKKERKKFRLDRELWIKSDLELMSFLRKNFGDNNVKII; this comes from the coding sequence AATGAAGAAGGATATCAAAATTTAATGAAAATAGTATCCACAGCTTCTATAAAAGGATTTTACTATAAACCAAGGGTAGACCATGATTATTTGAAAAATCACAGTGAAGGGCTAATAGCACTAAGTGCTTGTATGAGTGGTGAAGTTCAATCCAATATATTAAAAGGAAATATAGATAAAGCTGAAGAGACAGCTTTGTTTTATAAAAATACTTTTAAAGATGGTTTTTATTTAGAAGTTCAATATCATGGAATAGCAGATCAGCTCAAGATAAATGAACAGTTGATTTCTATGTCTAAAAAATTAAACATACCTTTGGTTGCTACAAATGATGTGCATTATATAAAAAAGGAAGATTACAGGGCTCATGATATTTTACTTTGTATACAAACTGGTAAAACTGTAGATGAAGAAAATAGAATGAGATATCCTTCGGATGAATTTTATCTAAAGTCGCCAGATGAGATGTATGATATGTTTTCCAACGTGCCAGAGTCTCTAGAGAATACGATTAAAATAGCAGATCAATGTAATTTTGACTATGAGTTTCATAAATCAAAGCTTCCTAAATTTCCCCTACCGGAAGACACAGATCCTTATGAGTACATGAAGGATTTATGCTATAAGGGACTTTATAAAAGATATAATGATGTAACAGATGAATTGAAAAGTAGGCTGGAATATGAGCTGGGCATAATAAAGAAAATGGGCTATGTTGACTACTTTCTTATAGTATGGGATTTTATAAGATTTGCGAGAAAAAATGGGATAATGACAGGACCTGGACGAGGAAGTGGAGCAGGTTCTATAGTTGCCTATACACTTGAAATAACTAAAATAGATCCTATAAAATATAAGCTTATATTTGAACGTTTCCTAAATCCTGAAAGAGTTTCTATGCCGGATATTGACAGTGATTTTTGTTATGAAAGGCGTGGAGAAGTAATAGATTATGTGGTAGAAAAGTATGGAAAAGACAGTGTGTCTCAAATTATAACTTTTGGAACTATGGCAGCTAAGATGTGTATAAGAGATGTAGGTAGAGCGATGAATTACAGTTATGGGGAAGTAGATAGAATAGCCAAAATGATACCTTCAATTCCCAATATAACTATAGATAAAGCACTTGATATGAATCCTGAGTTTAAAGAAGCTTATGACAGTGAGTCAAGAACTAAAGAACTTATAGATATTGCTAGAGCACTTGAAGGACTTCCAAGGCATACATCTACCCATGCGGCAGGAGTTGTTATAGCTTCAGAACCTCTTGTAAATTATGTGCCACTTCAAAAAAATGAAGATAATATAGTTACACAATTTACTATGAACACTCTGGAGGAGCTAGGACTTCTCAAAATGGACTTTTTAGGATTGCGTACGTTGACTGTTTTAAGAGATGCTGTTGAAATGATTAAAGAGGATAAGGGTATAGAAATTGATTTAGATACTATAGATTATGATGATAAAGCTGTTTACAATATGATAGGTGAAGGAAAAACTGTAGGGGTATTTCAACTTGAATCGCCTGGTTTTAGTTCTTTTATGAAGGAACTAAAACCAGATTCTTTGGAGGATATAATAGCAGGGATAAGCCTTTATAGACCAGGACCTATGTCAGAAATACCCAAATATATTAAAAACAAAAATAACCCTGAGGGAATAGAATATGTAACCCCTCAGCTTGAACACATTCTTTCTGTTACTTATGGATGCATGGTATACCAGGAACAGGTAATGCAAATTGTAAGGGATTTAGCAGGATATTCCATGGGTCGAAGTGATCTGGTAAGACGTGCTATGTCAAAAAAGAAGCACCATGTTATGGAGGAAGAGAGACATAATTTTGTATATGGAATTGTAGATGAAAAAGGAGAAATACAGGTACCAGGCTGTGTGCGCAATGGTATATCTGAAAAAATAGCCAATGACATATTTGATTCTATGATGGATTTTGCATCCTATGCATTTAACAAATCACATGCTGCAGCCTATGCTGTAGTGGCATTTAGAACGGCGTATTTAATGTATTATTATCCTACTGAGTTTACAGCAGCTATGCTAAATAGTGTAAAAGGAGATAGTGAAAAAGTAGCCTATTATATAAGGTTTGCCAAAAGTATTGGAATAGAAATAATGCCTCCAAGTATTAATGAAAGCTGTACAAAGTTTACAGTAGAAGATGGAAATATAAGATTTGGGTTATCTGCTATAAAAAATGTAGGTGAAAATGTAATAGATAGTATAGTTAGATCAAGGTCAAAACATGGTAAGTTTAAAGACCTGGTGGATTTCTGTAATAGTATAGACTTAAATTCTATAAACAAGAGGGTAGTGGAGAGTTTAATTAAAGCAGGTGCTTTTGACTGTTTTGGAGTGCTGAGGTCTCAACTTATAGCAGTACATGAAAAAGTAATTGACAGCGTTATAAATTCTAGAAAAAAGAATATAGAAGGACAGGTGAGCTTATTTTCTCAAATTGAAGACAGCAGTGTAAGAATAAAGTATCCTTCTATAGAAGAATTTAAGAAAATGGATATGCTAGCTATGGAAAAGGAAATGACTGGATTATACCTTTCAGGACATCCGCTGGATGAATATGCAAGGACATTAGAATTGCAGGCAAATACTAAAATATCTGATATAGTAGGTAGGAAGACTTTAGAAGATAATTTTGTAGAGGAAGCTAAAGTAAATGATGGAGATAGAGTTATAGTTGGTGGGATACTCTCCGAAGTATCTAAAAAGATTACTAAAAATAATGATATGATGGCTTTTGCAAAGTTAGAAGATCTTTATGGAATTATGGAGATAATAGTATTTCCCAAAGTGTTTCAGAGATTCAAGAGCCTAATTGAAGATGATTATATGATCATAGTGAAAGGAAGAGTAAGTGTTAGGGAAGATGAACAGCCTAAGCTTCTTTGTGAAGTTATAGAGCCTCTGGTGAGAATAGATACGGAAAAACTTTATATTTTGATTGAAGATCAAGATATTTTAAAAGAAGCTTTAGAGACACTTAGATCAGTATTTGTAAATTTTAAAGGAAATATTCCTGTATATTTGTGCACAAAAAAAGAAAGAAAAAAGTTTAGGTTGGACAGGGAATTATGGATAAAATCTGATTTGGAACTTATGTCTTTTTTAAGAAAAAACTTTGGAGATAATAATGTAAAAATTATATAG
- the pfkA gene encoding 6-phosphofructokinase, whose product MKTIAVLTSGGDAPGMNAAIRAVVRTALDKNLNVMGIKRGYSGLMNGEIVPMQRSSVADIIQRGGTILKTARSKEFKTEEGRKRAVNILKTFRIDGLVVIGGDGSFRGANELSKLGIATIGLPGTIDNDLAYTDFTIGFDTAVNTVLDAINKLRDTSTSHERVSIVEVMGRNCGDIALYSGLAGGAENIILPEKGYDEQELCRGILEAKMKGKMHNLILLAEGIGGAEALAEKVENITGIETRATKLGHIQRGGSPTCSDRILASRFGYRAVELLEQGKSSRVVGTRNGKVIDLDINEALSQPRRFDEKLYEIAYALA is encoded by the coding sequence ATGAAAACAATAGCTGTATTAACAAGTGGAGGAGATGCTCCTGGCATGAATGCTGCTATAAGGGCAGTAGTGAGGACAGCTCTAGATAAAAACTTAAACGTAATGGGAATTAAAAGAGGATATAGTGGATTAATGAATGGCGAAATAGTACCCATGCAGAGAAGTAGTGTTGCAGACATTATACAAAGGGGAGGAACTATATTAAAAACTGCTAGATCTAAGGAATTTAAAACAGAAGAAGGAAGAAAAAGAGCAGTAAATATATTAAAAACATTTAGAATAGATGGATTAGTAGTAATAGGTGGAGATGGATCCTTTAGGGGGGCTAATGAATTATCTAAATTAGGAATAGCTACGATAGGATTACCTGGAACTATAGATAATGATTTGGCATATACAGATTTTACTATAGGATTTGATACAGCAGTAAATACCGTTTTAGATGCTATAAATAAGTTAAGAGATACCTCTACTTCTCATGAAAGAGTAAGTATTGTAGAGGTTATGGGAAGAAATTGTGGAGATATAGCTCTTTATTCTGGGCTTGCAGGTGGAGCTGAAAATATAATTTTACCTGAAAAAGGATATGATGAACAAGAATTGTGTAGAGGTATATTAGAAGCAAAGATGAAGGGAAAAATGCACAATTTAATATTACTTGCAGAAGGTATTGGTGGAGCTGAAGCTTTAGCTGAGAAGGTTGAGAATATTACTGGTATAGAAACTCGAGCTACAAAACTTGGACATATTCAAAGAGGAGGAAGTCCTACTTGTTCAGATAGAATTTTAGCTTCAAGATTTGGATATAGGGCTGTTGAATTGTTAGAGCAAGGAAAGTCTTCTAGAGTTGTTGGAACTAGAAATGGTAAAGTTATTGATTTGGATATAAATGAGGCATTAAGCCAGCCAAGAAGGTTTGATGAAAAGCTGTATGAGATAGCTTATGCGCTAGCGTAA
- the pyk gene encoding pyruvate kinase: protein MQKTKMIFTIGPASGSEEVLSELIEAGMNVSRHNFSHGDHKEHEERINMVKKLREKYNKPIAIMLDTKGPEIRTGNFKEDKVALKEGDHFAVYCGEDVIGDKSKCSITYGELSNDVKKGDSILIDDGLVGLEVEGVEANKINCTVKNSGMVGNHKGVNVPGVSISIPAITEKDKDDLKFGCYMEVDMVAASFIRKAADVMAIRKVLEANGGQDIQIFSKIESQEGVDNIDEIIKFSDGIMVARGDMGVEIPIEKVPMIQKFIIEKCNKAGKPVITATQMLDSMIRNPRPTRAEASDIANAIFDGTDAIMLSGESANGKYPVEAAKTMARIAKRAEEQINYDSLLEKKREAHIQNVPNAISLAACTTASELKASAIITATQSGNTARMVSKYRPGCHVIAVTPSGKVARGLALNWGVFPILAKKVESTDEMIENSVEIALKSGYVKKGDLVIIAAGIPVSYSGTTNMLKVHIVGDILAQGRGSGARPGYGTAKIVSSPKEADEVVEKDDILVVKDLDKGYINILDRVAGIISEKGGLTSHLAIECLTREIPIICNAGGATEILKTGTFITMDVIRGIVYNGRVNIM from the coding sequence ATGCAAAAAACTAAGATGATTTTTACTATTGGACCTGCAAGTGGTTCGGAGGAAGTTTTGTCAGAGCTTATTGAAGCTGGAATGAATGTATCAAGACATAACTTTTCTCATGGAGATCACAAAGAGCATGAAGAAAGAATAAATATGGTAAAAAAACTTAGAGAAAAATACAATAAGCCAATAGCAATAATGCTTGATACAAAGGGACCTGAAATAAGAACAGGTAATTTTAAAGAAGATAAGGTAGCATTAAAAGAAGGTGATCATTTCGCTGTTTATTGTGGAGAAGATGTTATAGGAGATAAAAGTAAATGCTCTATAACTTATGGTGAATTGAGCAACGATGTAAAAAAGGGCGACAGCATACTTATTGATGATGGTTTAGTTGGACTTGAAGTTGAAGGTGTTGAAGCAAATAAAATAAATTGTACAGTTAAAAACAGTGGCATGGTTGGCAATCATAAAGGTGTAAATGTACCTGGAGTTTCTATATCTATCCCTGCCATAACTGAAAAAGATAAAGATGATTTGAAATTCGGTTGTTATATGGAAGTAGATATGGTAGCTGCATCCTTTATAAGAAAAGCAGCTGATGTTATGGCTATAAGAAAAGTACTTGAAGCAAATGGAGGACAAGATATACAGATATTTTCTAAAATAGAGAGTCAAGAAGGCGTTGACAACATAGATGAAATAATAAAATTTTCTGATGGAATAATGGTAGCAAGGGGAGATATGGGAGTAGAAATTCCTATAGAAAAAGTTCCAATGATTCAGAAATTTATAATAGAAAAATGTAATAAGGCAGGAAAACCTGTTATAACTGCTACGCAGATGCTTGATTCTATGATAAGAAATCCTAGACCTACAAGGGCAGAAGCTTCTGATATAGCTAATGCTATATTTGATGGTACAGATGCTATAATGTTAAGTGGAGAATCTGCTAATGGAAAATATCCTGTGGAAGCTGCTAAAACTATGGCAAGGATAGCTAAGAGAGCAGAGGAGCAAATTAACTATGATTCTTTGCTTGAGAAAAAGAGAGAAGCACATATACAGAATGTGCCAAATGCTATAAGCCTTGCTGCATGTACTACGGCTTCAGAATTAAAAGCTTCTGCTATAATAACAGCTACTCAAAGCGGTAATACTGCTAGAATGGTTTCAAAATACAGACCAGGATGTCATGTTATAGCTGTAACCCCAAGTGGTAAAGTAGCCAGGGGACTTGCTTTAAATTGGGGTGTATTTCCAATACTCGCCAAAAAAGTAGAGTCTACAGATGAAATGATAGAAAATTCTGTTGAAATAGCTTTGAAAAGTGGATATGTAAAAAAAGGAGATCTGGTAATCATAGCAGCAGGCATACCTGTAAGCTATTCTGGAACTACCAATATGCTTAAAGTTCATATAGTAGGAGATATACTAGCTCAGGGAAGAGGCTCAGGGGCTAGACCAGGTTATGGAACTGCAAAGATAGTAAGTAGTCCGAAAGAAGCAGATGAAGTAGTTGAAAAGGACGATATTCTAGTAGTTAAAGATTTGGATAAAGGATATATTAATATTTTGGATAGAGTTGCAGGAATCATATCAGAAAAAGGTGGCTTAACTTCTCATCTTGCTATTGAATGTCTTACAAGAGAAATACCTATTATTTGCAATGCAGGAGGTGCTACTGAAATATTAAAGACAGGCACATTTATTACTATGGACGTCATAAGAGGAATAGTATATAATGGCAGAGTAAATATAATGTAG
- the rlmD gene encoding 23S rRNA (uracil(1939)-C(5))-methyltransferase RlmD, translated as MSEKIEKNREYIVEIDGMGYQGEGVGKVDGFTIFIQGAIQGEKVKVKVIKVNKNFAFGKLVEVLEPSLYRANSLCSIYKRCGGCQLQHMSYEGQLDFKKKRVKDCLERIGKFEVEEQDKIFRDNVLEKSSEGTSVKLYNTLGMTNPYRYRNKVQLPVGRCNKKINIGFYAKASHEIIDMESCLIQNETSDKIVKLMRDWIEKYNVDPYDEKTGRGTIKHIITRKGFATGEVMLVIVTFTENLPHKKELVELMCKNVPGIKSIVHNINNNKTNVILGKKCVNLWGEDTIRDTIGNFKFNISPLSFFQVNPLQTEVLYSKALEYAGLSGNEVVFDAYCGTGTISLFLSQKAKKVYGVEIIDEAIKNARINAEENGVNNVEFITGKSEVVIPELISKGIKADVVVVDPPRKGCDMELLKAIADMAPRTIVYVSCDPATLARDLAVLRELGYMTKEVQPVDMFAQTSHVETVILMTRCGQNDK; from the coding sequence ATGAGTGAAAAAATAGAAAAAAATAGAGAATATATAGTTGAAATAGATGGTATGGGATACCAGGGAGAGGGAGTTGGAAAGGTAGACGGGTTTACAATTTTTATACAGGGAGCTATTCAGGGAGAGAAGGTAAAGGTAAAAGTCATAAAAGTAAATAAAAATTTTGCTTTTGGAAAATTGGTAGAGGTACTTGAACCATCTCTTTATAGAGCAAATTCACTTTGCAGTATATATAAAAGATGCGGCGGATGTCAGCTTCAGCATATGTCCTATGAAGGGCAACTTGACTTCAAAAAAAAGAGAGTAAAAGATTGTTTAGAGAGAATAGGAAAATTTGAAGTAGAGGAACAGGATAAAATATTTAGGGATAATGTTTTAGAGAAAAGCAGCGAAGGTACTTCAGTAAAATTGTATAACACCCTAGGTATGACAAATCCCTATAGATATAGAAATAAAGTACAATTGCCAGTAGGTAGATGTAATAAAAAGATAAATATAGGATTTTATGCAAAAGCAAGTCATGAAATAATAGATATGGAAAGCTGTCTTATTCAGAACGAAACTTCAGATAAAATAGTGAAGCTCATGAGAGATTGGATTGAAAAGTATAATGTAGATCCTTATGATGAAAAAACAGGCAGAGGTACTATAAAACATATAATAACTAGAAAAGGATTTGCTACAGGTGAAGTTATGCTAGTAATTGTAACCTTTACTGAAAACTTGCCTCATAAAAAAGAACTTGTAGAACTTATGTGTAAGAACGTACCTGGAATAAAGAGTATAGTACATAATATAAATAATAATAAAACAAATGTGATATTAGGGAAAAAATGTGTAAACCTATGGGGAGAGGATACTATAAGGGATACTATAGGTAATTTTAAATTCAATATATCCCCTCTTTCATTTTTTCAGGTAAATCCTCTTCAAACGGAAGTGCTTTACAGTAAAGCATTGGAATATGCAGGTTTAAGTGGGAATGAAGTTGTATTTGATGCTTATTGTGGTACAGGAACTATATCTTTGTTTTTATCTCAAAAGGCAAAAAAGGTATATGGTGTGGAAATAATCGATGAAGCCATAAAAAATGCAAGAATAAATGCTGAAGAGAATGGGGTAAATAACGTAGAGTTTATAACGGGAAAGTCTGAAGTAGTGATACCAGAACTCATAAGCAAGGGAATAAAGGCTGATGTGGTAGTGGTTGATCCGCCAAGAAAGGGATGTGATATGGAGCTTCTTAAGGCAATAGCAGATATGGCACCGAGGACTATAGTTTATGTGTCCTGTGATCCGGCAACTCTTGCCAGGGATTTAGCAGTTTTGAGGGAGCTTGGATATATGACTAAGGAAGTGCAGCCTGTGGATATGTTTGCTCAGACTTCCCATGTGGAAACTGTGATTCTGATGACACGTTGTGGTCAAAACGATAAATAA
- a CDS encoding GNAT family N-acetyltransferase, with protein sequence MNIRKYQSEDCSEITQLFYHTVHSINAKDYTQEQLNVWVTAIVDKAAWDKSLTQNYTVVCEHDGMIVGFGDINNTGYLDKIFVHKDYQGIGIATAIVHNLEDYAIEHGVVLITTHASITAKPFFEKQGYKVIKEQQVERDKQMLTNFVMEKIF encoded by the coding sequence ATGAATATTAGAAAATACCAGTCTGAAGATTGTAGTGAAATAACTCAGCTGTTTTACCATACCGTTCATAGTATAAATGCAAAAGACTATACACAAGAACAACTTAACGTTTGGGTGACCGCAATAGTTGATAAGGCTGCTTGGGATAAATCGTTAACCCAGAATTACACAGTTGTCTGTGAACACGATGGGATGATTGTCGGCTTTGGTGACATTAACAATACTGGATACCTTGACAAAATTTTTGTTCACAAAGATTATCAAGGCATTGGTATTGCAACTGCCATTGTCCATAATCTTGAAGATTATGCAATTGAACATGGAGTAGTACTGATAACAACACACGCATCAATAACTGCAAAACCATTTTTTGAAAAACAAGGATATAAGGTTATTAAAGAACAGCAAGTTGAGCGTGACAAGCAGATGCTGACTAATTTTGTAATGGAAAAAATATTTTGA
- a CDS encoding PLP-dependent aminotransferase family protein — protein MEIKIDLNRNTNISLSKQIYQSIADRISSGLLEKGSRLPSVRSLSKTLNVSMVTVSKAYSMLADDSIISTIQGKGTYVQTEKIKNHKDHDTDLTSLNWQLSIPDHLPRAQFWWQNISLTTKSQIWLSAASVHSSLLPEHLISRHISSFILKNPDILSEYGPVQGDLEFRSAIADYLISSGISISKNEIIITNGSQQAINLVARTFIGSGDIVVMEAPTYTAAIDVFRWQGATILSVPVDKDGMRIDLLLRLCDTYSPKLIYTIPTYHNPTGTVMSMQRRKELIEIAKDFNCLIVEDDPWREISFEKNPLPALKSMDTDGHVIYIKGFSKFLSPGCRIGILAASGTILNRLIAAKSNSDLGSPVLTQKALLPFVQLDFMKKHLNSMNNILYNRRNLILKLLKKHMPDTVEWSSPMGGPNIWVTLPSWLSAESLVFEAQKNSIAFLTGSTCYSSEPEFNHIRLSFSSLDQEQLENGIITLSKIVFSFIDKKNSEDSPIV, from the coding sequence ATGGAAATTAAAATAGATTTAAATAGAAATACGAATATATCTTTATCAAAACAAATTTATCAGTCAATTGCTGATCGTATATCCTCTGGTTTATTAGAAAAAGGCTCCCGCTTACCTTCTGTCAGAAGCCTTTCAAAAACACTAAATGTAAGTATGGTTACCGTTTCCAAGGCATATTCAATGCTGGCGGATGATAGCATTATTTCTACCATACAAGGGAAAGGTACTTATGTTCAAACAGAAAAAATAAAGAATCATAAAGATCATGACACTGATTTGACTTCTCTTAATTGGCAGCTTTCCATCCCTGATCACCTTCCAAGAGCTCAATTTTGGTGGCAAAATATTAGTTTAACAACAAAATCACAAATATGGTTGTCAGCTGCCTCCGTTCACAGTTCCCTACTTCCTGAACACCTTATTTCCAGACATATATCATCCTTCATCTTAAAAAATCCAGATATACTTTCAGAGTACGGACCTGTACAAGGAGATTTAGAATTTCGTTCTGCCATAGCTGATTATTTAATTTCCAGCGGTATTTCAATATCTAAAAACGAAATTATAATAACGAATGGTTCGCAACAAGCGATTAATTTAGTTGCCAGAACATTTATAGGTTCGGGTGACATTGTAGTGATGGAAGCTCCAACCTATACAGCTGCTATTGACGTTTTCCGCTGGCAAGGAGCTACTATTTTATCTGTTCCTGTTGATAAAGATGGAATGCGGATTGATTTGCTTTTACGACTATGTGATACTTATTCCCCAAAATTAATTTATACCATACCCACCTACCATAACCCAACTGGAACAGTGATGAGTATGCAAAGAAGAAAAGAATTAATTGAAATTGCGAAAGACTTTAATTGTTTAATTGTTGAAGATGATCCCTGGCGTGAAATTTCGTTTGAAAAGAATCCTTTACCTGCATTAAAAAGTATGGATACCGATGGTCATGTAATATATATAAAAGGATTTAGTAAATTTCTATCACCTGGCTGCAGAATTGGTATTTTGGCAGCATCTGGTACAATACTAAATAGACTTATTGCAGCTAAGTCTAATTCTGATCTTGGTAGTCCAGTATTAACTCAAAAAGCGTTATTACCTTTTGTTCAATTGGACTTCATGAAAAAACATTTAAACAGTATGAATAATATTTTATATAATAGGCGTAATTTAATTTTAAAGCTTCTTAAAAAACATATGCCCGATACTGTTGAATGGAGTTCGCCAATGGGAGGGCCAAATATTTGGGTCACTCTTCCATCATGGCTAAGTGCAGAAAGTCTTGTTTTTGAAGCTCAAAAGAACAGTATTGCCTTTCTTACCGGGTCAACCTGTTATTCAAGCGAACCTGAATTTAATCATATACGTCTAAGCTTTTCTTCTTTGGATCAAGAACAATTAGAAAATGGCATTATTACTTTAAGTAAAATTGTATTCTCATTTATAGATAAAAAAAATTCGGAAGACAGTCCTATTGTTTGA
- a CDS encoding pyridoxal-dependent decarboxylase produces MDKNLENDLTNINTLLEKVKNYSFDFLENINKIPAFPDSNNVYSPSQLNKNGLGGENTLEEFMQRFYKGIVSSGGSRYFGFVTGGATPAALMGDWLVSTFDQNATACDHSSAAKIEEETINLLKQLFGLTEQFSGAFVTGATMANFVGLAIGRQWVAKQLGIHLSLDGLYSIPPIQIVSATPHSSILKVMSMLGMGRNNMHYIPTIDKREAIDIKALENYLKQLNGEPCIVVANAGTVNTVDFDDLKQIGTLKKKYNFFLHVDGAFGGFASCSTKYKHFVEGMEEADSITIDAHKWLNVPYDSAMQFTKHPKLQLQVFQNNAVYLGEISQTPDFVHLVPENSRRLRALPVWFTIKAYGQNGYKEIIERNCELAQLLSRKIYESNNFKLLSITRLNVVCFTIDFGEHTMTLENIQQFLNLVNEDGSAFFTQTIYKGKPGMRAAISNWRTEEKDIEIAWEVLNKAYNSYVKTIMAID; encoded by the coding sequence ATGGATAAAAATTTAGAAAATGATTTAACTAATATTAATACTTTATTAGAAAAAGTAAAGAACTACTCATTTGATTTTTTAGAAAACATTAATAAAATACCAGCTTTTCCAGATAGCAACAATGTTTATTCGCCTTCACAATTAAACAAAAATGGATTAGGCGGTGAAAACACATTAGAAGAGTTTATGCAAAGATTTTATAAGGGGATCGTTTCAAGTGGGGGATCAAGGTATTTTGGTTTTGTAACGGGAGGGGCAACTCCAGCGGCTTTAATGGGAGACTGGTTAGTGAGCACATTTGATCAAAATGCTACAGCTTGTGATCATTCAAGTGCAGCAAAAATTGAAGAAGAAACCATAAATTTATTAAAGCAGCTTTTCGGATTAACAGAACAATTTTCAGGAGCATTTGTAACAGGCGCTACCATGGCTAATTTTGTAGGATTGGCAATTGGCAGGCAGTGGGTAGCCAAACAATTAGGCATTCATCTATCCTTAGACGGACTATATTCAATCCCGCCGATTCAGATTGTGAGTGCCACGCCTCATTCGAGTATACTAAAAGTGATGTCTATGTTGGGTATGGGAAGAAATAATATGCATTACATTCCAACAATCGACAAAAGAGAGGCAATAGATATCAAAGCATTAGAAAATTACTTAAAGCAATTGAATGGGGAACCATGTATTGTTGTAGCAAATGCAGGAACAGTGAATACGGTTGATTTTGATGATTTAAAACAGATTGGAACATTAAAGAAAAAATATAATTTCTTTCTCCATGTTGATGGAGCCTTTGGTGGTTTTGCTTCTTGTTCCACAAAATATAAGCATTTTGTAGAAGGAATGGAAGAAGCAGATTCCATTACGATAGATGCGCACAAATGGCTCAATGTTCCCTATGATAGTGCAATGCAATTCACAAAACATCCAAAGCTTCAGCTTCAGGTTTTTCAAAATAATGCCGTATACTTAGGCGAGATTTCCCAAACACCTGACTTTGTTCATTTAGTTCCAGAGAATTCAAGGAGGTTAAGAGCTCTTCCTGTATGGTTTACAATAAAGGCATATGGGCAAAACGGATATAAGGAGATCATTGAGAGGAATTGCGAATTAGCTCAATTGCTAAGTAGAAAAATCTATGAATCGAACAATTTCAAATTACTGTCAATTACCAGATTAAATGTTGTCTGTTTTACCATTGATTTTGGTGAACATACTATGACATTAGAGAATATACAACAATTTTTGAATTTAGTGAATGAAGATGGTAGTGCATTTTTTACTCAAACCATATATAAAGGAAAACCTGGAATGCGTGCAGCAATCAGTAATTGGAGAACAGAGGAAAAAGATATTGAAATTGCGTGGGAAGTATTAAATAAGGCGTATAACTCCTACGTTAAAACAATAATGGCAATTGATTAA